One Theropithecus gelada isolate Dixy chromosome 20, Tgel_1.0, whole genome shotgun sequence DNA segment encodes these proteins:
- the HP gene encoding LOW QUALITY PROTEIN: haptoglobin (The sequence of the model RefSeq protein was modified relative to this genomic sequence to represent the inferred CDS: deleted 1 base in 1 codon), protein MSALGAVVALLLWGQLFAVDSGNDVTDIADDGCPKPPMIANGYVEHLVRYQCKNYYRLRTEGDGVYTLNNEKQWTNKAVGDKLPECEAVCGKPKNPADAVQRILGGHLDAKGSFPWQAKMVSRHNLTTGATLINEQWLLTTAKNLFLNHSENATVKDIARTLTLYVGKKQLVEIEKVVLHPNYSQVDIGLIKLKQKVPVNERVMPICLPSKDYAEVGRVGYVSGWGRNTNFNFTDHLKYVMLPVADQYDCIKHYEGSKCPKRKAPKNPVGVQPILNEHTFCAGMSKYQEDTCMGDAGTAFAVHDMEEDAWYAAGILSFDKSCGVAKYGVYVKVTSIQDWVQKTIADN, encoded by the exons ATGAG TGCTCTGGGAGCTGTCGTTGCCCTCCTGCTCTGGGGACAGCTTTTTGCAGTGGACTCAGGCAACGATGTCACGGATATCGCAG atgacggCTGCCCAAAGCCCCCCATGATCGCAAATGGCTACGTGGAGCACTTGGTTCGCTACCAGTGTAAGAACTACTACAGGCTGCGCACAGAAGGAGATG GAGTGTACACCTTAAACAATGAGAAGCAGTGGACAAATAAGGCTGTTGGAGATAAACTTCCTGAATGTGAAGCAG TGTGTGGGAAGCCCAAGAATCCGGCAGACGCAGTGCAGCGGATCCTGGGTGGACACCTGGATGCCAAAGGCAGCTTTCCCTGGCAGGCTAAGATGGTTTCCCGCCATAATCTCACCACAGGGGCCACGCTGATCAATGAACAATGGCTGCTGACCACGGCTAAAAATCTCTTCCTGAACCATTCAGAAAATGCAACAGTGAAAGACATTGCCCGTACTTTAACACTCTATGTGGGGAAAAAGCAGCTTGTAGAGATTGAGAAGGTGGTTCTACACCCTAACTACTCCCAGGTAGATATTGGGCTCATCAAACTCAAACAGAAGGTGCCTGTTAATGAGAGAGTGATGCCCATCTGCCTACCTTCAAAGGATTATGCAGAAGTAGGGCGTGTGGGTTACGTGTCTGGCTGGGGGCGAAATACCAATTTTAACTTTACTGACCATCTGAAGTATGTCATGCTGCCTGTGGCTGACCAATACGATTGCATAAAGCACTATGAAGGCAGCAAATGCCCCAAAAGGAAGGCACCGAAGAACCCTGTAGGGGTGCAGCCCATACTGAATGAACACACCTTCTGTGCCGGCATGTCTAAGTACCAGGAAGACACCTGC ATGGGCGATGCAGGCACTGCCTTTGCCGTTCACGACATGGAGGAGGACGCCTGGTATGCAGCTGGGATCCTAAGCTTTGATAAGAGCTGTGGTGTGGCTAAGTATGGTGTGTATGTGAAGGTGACTTCCATCCAGGACTGGGTTCAGAAAACCATAGCCGACAACTAA